In one window of Nicotiana tabacum cultivar K326 chromosome 12, ASM71507v2, whole genome shotgun sequence DNA:
- the LOC107813897 gene encoding PLASMODESMATA CALLOSE-BINDING PROTEIN 2, with the protein MATFVLFSVLFLAITGHSSAMFCICKDGVSDQQLQKNIDYACGAGADCTPILQNGPCFNPNTIKDHCNYAVNSYYQKKGGAGASCDFSGTATTSPNPPTTTGSGCVYQSTPGNTGGGTTTPTIAPPGTTTPTIAPPGTTTPTIAPPGTTTPGIGTGGTGTGTGIATTPGTNNPVFGLGPSGSGISNTDGNAAGHLKNSTIFLTIALLAISLIC; encoded by the exons ATGGCCACTTTTGTACTGTTTTCAGTACTTTTCTTGGCCATCACTGGTCATTCAA GTGCTATGTTCTGTATTTGTAAAGATGGGGTAAGTGATCAACAACTTCAGAAGAATATAGATTATGCTTGTGGAGCTGGAGCTGATTGTACTCCTATCCTTCAAAATGGTCCTTGCTTTAATCCTAATACTATTAAAGATCACTGTAATTATGCTGTAAATAGCTATTATCAAAAGAAGGGTGGAGCTGGTGCTAGTTGTGACTTTAGTGGAACTGCAACTACGAGCCCAAATCCACCAACTA CCACAGGTTCTGGGTGTGTTTACCAGTCCACTCCTGG CAACACTGGTGGAGGTACCACAACTCCAACAATTGCACCACCAGGAACCACAACTCCAACGATCGCCCCACCAGGCACCACAACTCCAACGATCGCACCACCAGGCACCACAACTCCAGGAATCGGCACCGGTGGCACGGGCACGGGCACGGGCATAGCGACCACGCCAGGGACAAACAATCCAGTATTTGGGCTTGGACCAAGTGGAAGTGGCATTAGTAACACAGACGGTAATGCAGCTGGACATTTAAAAAACAGTACTATCTTTTTAACCATAGCCCTTTTGGCTATAAGCTTAATATGCTGA